In Denticeps clupeoides chromosome 1, fDenClu1.1, whole genome shotgun sequence, a single window of DNA contains:
- the LOC114788421 gene encoding FERM domain-containing protein 6-like — MNKLSFHNNKTMQDRRCVCVFLPNDETLNIIVSVKTLCQELLVQVCDLLRLKDRHLFGLSVIQNNEHIYMELDQKLSKYCPKEWRKEASRGIDQFGPPMIVHFRAQYYVENGRLISDRSARYYYYWHLRKQTLQSQCIQREEAYFLLAAFALQADLGNFKRNKHFGKYFEPEAYFPPWVIEKRGRDYILRHIPNMHKDQFALTASEAHLKYIKESAQLDDVTVHYYRLYKDKKEVDASLTLGLTLRGIQIFQNVGLVRQLLYDFPWTNVGKLVFVGKKFEILPDGLPSARKLIYYTGCPMRSRHLLQLLSNSHRLYMNLQPVLKQVRRLEENEEKKQYRESYISDALELDMDHLDQRSRASGSSVGSVSRHKRLSRHSTTSNGSSHTSGIEADSFRTPGHGPPRPLRIGSSSTNSHASTHTSGIESSGKERTLEDDYEIEMLVDDPKDYEELHELALELNHDLCIHITEDMLSSRQTNGYSGLVVKDVSSSTSSSSETVVKMRGQSIESLPQSSVCKKTQGCTDRHSQSLDDVRLYQRNCSEWVELCQDTAHSYTFGCAEDLSNASSGGYQGLAEQCTNILGDHPSFPIKRTNKYFSLDLTTDEVPEFVV; from the exons ATGAACAAACTGAGTTTCCACAACAACAAAACCATGCAAGAccggcggtgtgtgtgtgtgttcctccccAACGACGAGACACTCAACATCATTGTTAGT GTAAAGACTTTGTGTCAGGAGCTGCTGGTTCAGGTGTGTGACCTCCTGAGACTTAAGGACCGTCACCTGTTTGGCCTCAGCGTCATTCAga ATAATGAGCACATCTATATGGAGCTGGACCAGAAACTGTCCAAGTACTGTCCCAAAGAGTGGAGGAAGGAGGCCAGCAGG GGCATTGACCAGTTTGGACCCCCGATGATCGTCCACTTCAGAGCGCAGTACTATGTGGAGAATGGCCGGCTCATCAG CGACCGCTCGGCGCGGTATTACTATTACTGGCATCTGAGGAAGCAGACGCTGCAGTCCCAGTGTATCCAGCGGGAGGAAGCCTACTTCCTGCTGGCCGCCTTTGCCCTGCAGGCCGACCTCGGCAACTTCAAACGCAACAAGCACTTTGGCAAATACTTCGAGCCTGAGGCCTACTTTCCACCATGg gtgATCGAGAAGCGTGGCCGCGACTACATCCTGCGCCACATCCCCAACATGCACAAAGACCAGTTCGCCCTCACCGCCTCCGAGGCTCACCTCAAATACATCAAGGAGTCGGCCCAGCTGGACGACGTCACCGTGCATTACTACAGACTTTACaag GATAAAAAGGAGGTCGACGCGTCCCTCACACTGGGACTCACCCTGCGGGGCATCCAGATCTTCCAG aaTGTAGGCCTGGTCAGACAGCTCCTGTATGACTTCCCCTGGACTAATGTGGGGAAACTGGTGTTCGTG GGGAAGAAGTTTGAGATTCTACCGGATGGTCTGCCATCTGCCAGGAAACTCATCTACTACACCGGCTGCCCCATGCGCTCCAGACACCTGCTGCAGTTACTTAGCAACAGCCACCGCCTCTATATGAACCTGCAGCCTGTTCTCAAACAGGTCCGGCGTCTTGAGGAGAATGAAG AAAAAAAGCAGTACCGTGAGTCGTACATCAGTGATGCTCTGGAGCTGGACATGGACCACCTGGACCAGCGGTCACGTGCCAGCGGCAGCAGCGTGGGAAGCGTGTCGCGCCACAAGCGTCTGTCCCGCCACTCCACCACCAGCAACGGCAGCTCGCACACCTCCGGCATCGAGGCCGACAGCTTCCGCACCCCCGGACACGGCCCGCCGAGACCCCTGCGCATCGGCAGCTCGTCCACAAACAGCCACGCCAGCACGCACACCTCTGGCATCGAGAGCAGTGGGAAGGAGCGGACGCTGGAGGACGACTACG AGATCGAGATGCTGGTTGACGACCCAAAGGACTACGAGGAGCTGCATGAACTGGCTCTGGAGCTCAACCATGACCTGTGCATCCACATCACCGAGGACATGCTGAGCTCCAGACAGACCAACGGCTACTCCG GTCTTGTGGTGAAGGACGTGAGCTCGTCCACCTCCAGCTCGTCTGAGACTGTGGTAAAGATGAGAGGACAGAGCATTGAGTCTCTgccacag TCGTCAGTCTGCAAGAAGACTCAGGGCTGCACCGACCGCCACAGCCAATCCCTGGACGATGTCCGGCTCTACCAGCGGAACTGTTCCGAGTGGGTGGAGCTCTGTCAGGACACCGCCCACAGCTACACTTTTGGCTGTGCTGAGGACCTGAGCAACGCCAGCAGCGGCGGCTACCAGGGGCTTGCAGAGCAATGCACCAACATCCTTGGTGACCACCCCTCCTTCCCCATCAAGAGGACAAACAAGTACTTCTCCCTGGACCTGACCACGGACGAGGTGCCCGAGTTCGTGGTGTGA